The Quercus lobata isolate SW786 chromosome 4, ValleyOak3.0 Primary Assembly, whole genome shotgun sequence genome segment tatgatttattttttaccccagcctattttgtattctagagttgattgaattgtagttttttgCAGACACTTAGAAaatcaatttgaatatatgtttttaaatataatgaatgcattgaatatttagtggaagacatgaaataaatgaaattgaaaaataacaaCATGCTACTAGAGAATCGATGTTGAATACCAATagctaatgtcacatcatttggaaaaaaattggtagctttcccgtgcatcgtacgggttagcaactagttatgtgtataaaaaaacaaaaaagaaagctcaaaatTAGGGGGCGGGGTGCTTACAGAGATCCATGATGTGGTTCCTACAGATGGCACCCAACCCTTGAAGAAGCCTTTGAAACCCGTGCACATCATATTACATAACTACCCCTTAATTTTTGAAAGATTAACATAAATGCTAATTTAACATatccaaaaccaaaaatctCAACGTTAATTGAATCCCGTGCACATCATATTCTACCTTTACACCAGCTCTTACCCTTAATTTCTCAGATGGTGGTTAATAGTTTTCTGTCCAAAACCATTCTTATGCATACAACATCTAAATAACTCCTTTCCTATTCTAGCAATAACCCATCACCTTTAAGGAATCAAAAGCCAACCCACCCACCTTAATTCATGTAGGATTCAATTCAACGAGTATTGTTTGGCAACAAAATGAGAATATCTAAAGCCATTTAAACAGCCCCTATCCTATTTACCATTAACCCATCACCTTAAAGTAATGTAAAGCCATCCCACCAACCTTATGTCATGGATGATTGATTCAATTAAACAGATACTTTTTGGCAACACAGTGAGAACATAGTTCCAGCCAGGAACTAAAGTACAACAAGAATATTTAATGAAGTCTATCAAAGCAATGACAAGCCATGTACAGAAGAGCCAAAAACCAGTACTATCCACTCAATTCACGTGAACTATAAGAGGAGATACAAAATCAGAACACATATTTAAATCCTCTAGAATTGAAATAAAATGGCCTGTCATCCTCcttttttctcaaatctacctTGAACACCCCTATTTCCACTTTCCTCCAGTTACAAATAAATTACCTTTCCACACAAATCATGTGTGCCACTGCTATTTTGTGGTAATCAAATAGGAAGCACGGTGAAGCAAAACCCACATTAACTTCATAGATTTTATAATGCATCTATTTATGAACTTTTGGATTGGAAGTTGTTTGATAGAGTAAAAATAGCCATtcagaaaagaaatatatgctaatatattataatatataacgCAAGGGCTTGAGATGATCAACATACTAAATCCATCTAGGGAAGCAAGCACAATCTCCCTTGGTAGGAGGCCAAAAAACTTCTTGCCCACTCTTGAATTTGCCACTGAGCCTGTTAAAAATCCAGAGACTTTGACAACCCCAGAAAGGACCCCAGTTGCAACTTTCTCTATCATTTTGGTCAGCCTCTTAACCCTACATAAACaatcaaagccaaaaaaaaatctttaaagtTTTAATCAATACTTAGCAACTACACCCAGAGAGAGGAGAGCATCACAATTTTGCTCTTTCCAAAATCCCAATAGAATGACGTCAAACaatatgaaatttttaacttcattttttGGCAGTGTGTTTGAAGTAAAAGGAACATAGACCAGATTAAAATCTATAACACttccaaaataaattttcaactgAACTGTTTCAAAACTTTACCACCTATCTGTTACATAGCTCCCATTTTCATttcaacaacacacacacacatatatatttatatatatttctacaTAAAACACAATTGATCCTCTTAATTTCATAACATGACATCTAAACATGCCCTCGACCaattaaaaaacaccaaaacaaaattttcattaaccACCACAGACAATTTATTGTTGATTTGTTCTGTTCTCATTCCCATGCCTTTTTATCCGCTTCAAGGTTAGGGGACTGATCTTGGAATTGGAACCCAGACCCGACCTTTTCTTCATAATCTCATTCCCCAACCTCAACCTCTCTATCGTGACATCCCCGTACCACAAGATCCCCCTGATCAAttttcatgagagagagagagagagagagcatacaAGTCTTTGTGGGAGGCTGAGAGGAGAGGAGAAAGAGGGAAAGTAATAGGGTTTTGttttacacaaatttaaaaaatggaaaaaattttgggtactaaaaaatatttagtgcGCGCCAAAATTTTGGCACTGcgcaaaaagaaataaaaaaaatttagtaccgcacttttttttttttccttttttcaaaaatttcagtAGGTAGGGATGACCTTTCATATTGGGTAACGGATATCCAACTCTACCCGATTCAAATATTCTGTATAATACCCAATTCTTAATGGGTAGAGGGCTAAATTGCATGGGTACGGATATGGATATTGGTACGGATACAGATACGGAGATACAACATTTCTTGAAAATCTTAAGGTACGATACATCAGGGATACGTGTATTAATtacttattaaatatatattttatatattgctaaacatttatttttaatatattgttaagcacatatcaattttttaaaaaataatggataTAAAGTGAATCTATGAACATTAAATGTTGTGTAGAATATAAACCAAGATCCAAAAGAGTATATAAAATATAggctaaattgcaaattacacccctaaagtttgggggtgattggattttacacattgaaatttaagaatttggattttaccccttaaaatttggggtgtttagattttatacccTGACGTttcagaacttgaattttaccccttaaagtttggggttttttggattttacacccccaaattttgaaactttagggtgtaaaatccaaacacctcaaaactttaggaagtaaaatccaaacacttctaACATATAAGGGGTaaagtccaaattctgaaacgtcagggtgtaaaatccaaacatcaccAAATTACAAgagataaaatccaaattctgaaacttgagggtataaaaaatacaatcacccccaaactttaggggtgtaatttacAATGTAccctaaaatataattaaataagtatTCAATATTGAAACCAATCTATAAagcatataaataaaaattctttcaagTTTGGGCTATCTCTCACTATCGAGATTGGGTTACAGTGGTATCTAAGTCATATTAGAGATGCATCCTAGATGTATTGgcactttaaaaataaaaaaaataaaaaattgataggcCAAGTATCTTAGAGGTCTTCAGTATGATACACATCAGATATGGGTATGTGGACAAAAAATGGAGTATACGTGCATTAGAGGTAGAAGGTAATTGGATAGGGTTTGGATATTATCCAAATTTTTCTGGTAGGGTTTCAATATTACCCATTTTTCCATTAatacccatttaactaattaaatCTAACCCAAACCTAACTCAACcaaattattatgggtaaaccccaatCCATCCAATTacccaataatcaaaattataaaattgcccctaaaacttgaaaatgaccaaagtactccTAAAGTCCTCTAAAATTGCCGAAATGCACCttaaacctacaaaatgactgaaatacccctgaaaccttgaaaattaccaaaatacccctaagacttaaaagagaaacaaaatatccccgaaacctagaaaattaccaaaatacccccaaacctaaaaaatattgaaatacctctgaaacctttaaattaccaaaataccccctaaacttaaaaaaatgaccgaaatactccaaaacataaaattaccaaaacaaccctaaaacctaaaaatgaccaaactatctcagaaactaaaaaattatgaaaatacccccctaaacctaaaaaataaccaaaatatcatcgaaaccttaaaattaccaaaatacctctaaaagttaaaaaatgtccaaaatatccctaaaacctaaaaatttaccaaaatacccctacacctAAAAAATATTCGAAATATCcacgaaacctaaaaaatgactgaaatacccctgaaacctaaaaattaccaaaatacccctacacctaaaaaaatgaccaaaataccccaaaacctaaaaatttccaaaatacccctaaaacctaaataTGATCAACATGTCatggaaactaaaaaattactttaatgACTAATCTTGTGCTTAAGTCTTGTATTATTTGTATTGAGGGTAGAGAGTTATTGGCTGATTTGGTGTTGTTAGATATGCATGATTTTGATGTCATTTTGGGCATGGATTGGTTGGCTTCTTATTGTGCTAGTGTGCATTGCTTTGAGAAAGAGGTGGTGTTTAGGCCTCTAGgtgaatcaaaatttttatttaaggcTTCatgtttgccttttatacctcATGTGATATCATGCATACAAGCAAACTGCTTGCTTAGAAAGGGATGCCAAGGATTCCTTGCTAGTGTAGTGGATTTACAAAGTAGAGAATTGGAGATAGGAGACATTCCCATTGTGAGGGAAATTTCAGATGTTTTTCCTGATGACCTACCTAGGTTTCCCCCAGATCATGAGATTGAGTTCTCTATTGATCTCCTTCCAAGTATTGCACCTATTTCTAAGGCACCATATAGAATGGCACCCATAGAGTTGAAAGAACTTAAGGAGCAATTGGTAGAATTGCTGGACAAGGGGTTTATTCGCCCTAGTGCCTCACCTTGGGGAGCTTCAGTTTTATTTGTCAAGAAAAAGGATTGTTCTATGAAGTTATGTATTGATTGCCGTGAGCTTAATAGAGTCACCATTAAGAATAAATATCCTTTGCTTCGTATCGATGACCTATTTGATCAATTGCAAGGAGCACAAGTCTTTTCTAAGATTGACCTTCGTTTTGGTTACCACCGGTTGAAGATTAAGGGTGAGGTTATACCAAAGATGGCCTTTCGGACTAGATATGGTCATTATGAATTTTTGGTGATGCCGTTTGGATGAACTAATGCCCTTGCTGCTTTTATGGATTTGATGAATAGGGTATTTCATGAGTACTTGGATCGATTTGTCATTGTGTTcattgatgatattttgatttattCTAAGAGTCAAGAAGAGCATAAAGAACACTTGAGGATTGTTTTACAGATTCTAAGAGAAAGGAAGATGTATGCTAAGCTGAAGAACTGTGAATTTTGGTTGAATCAAGTAGTGTTCTTAGGTCATGTGATATCTAAGGATGGAATTACAGTGGATCCTAATAAGATAGTAGCGTTGGTTAATTAGGATAGGCCTACAAATGCAAGTGAAGTTAGAAGTTTCTTGGGCCTTGCTGGTTACTATAGAAGATTTGTAGAGGGATTTTACCGTATTACAGCTCCTTTGACACAATTAACTCGGAAGAATGTTAAATTCGAGTGGAATTAAGAATGTGAGAAAAGCTTCGAAGAGCTAAAGCGGAGATTGGTTACAGCTCTAGTGTCAACTATCCCTTCAGGTACAGGGGGTTTTGTCATTTATAGTGATGCTTCTCATAAGGGACTGGGTTTTTTGTTGATGCAAAATTAGAAGATTGTGGCTTATGCCTCTCGTCAGttgaaaaattatgagaaaaattacCCCACTCATGACTTGGAGTTTTGTACAGTTGTTTTTGCTTTGAAAATTTGGAGACATTACTTGTATGGGGAAATATGCGAGATTTTCACTGATCATAAAAGTTTAAAGTATTTCTTTACCCAAAAGGAGTTAAATATGAGGCAACGGAGATGGTTTGAATTGGTTAGGGATTATGATTGCTCTATTAACTATCATCCTGGTAAGGTTAATGTTGTAACTGATGCTCTTAGTAGAAAGCCTTCAAGTTTTTCTACTGTTTTGCTAACCACTCGAAAGGAAATTATTCGAGATCGTGAAAGGATGGAGATTGAGGTTGTTATTGGCCATTTTGAGGCCTACCTGGCTAGTTTGAGTGTTCAACCAACTTTGGTGGAAAGAATAAAACTGTCACAGGCCGATGACccacatttaaagaaaattatggaTAAGGTGTGTAGTGGAAAGAAATCTGAATTTTCTATCTCTAAGGATGGAGTTTTGAGATTTGGGAGTAGACTTCGTGTGCTAAATGATCCATTGATTAAAAAGGAGATTCTAGAGGAGGCTCACTACTCCCCATATACAATACATCCGGGTAGTACAAAGATGTACCATGATCTTCGTGAAATCTTTTGGTGGAATAATATGAAAAGGGAGATTACCCACTTTGTAGAGCAAAGTTTGACTTGTCAGCAGGTTAAGGTGTTGCACCAACGACCCTCGAGTTTGTTGTAACCACTTCCTATTCCCCAATGGAAGTGGGAGAAAATTACTATGGATTTGGTTTCAGGATTGCCAAGGTCTCTTTAGGGTCATGATGCTATTTGGGTGATTGTTGATAGAATGACAAAATCAGCTCATTTTCTCCCTATTCAAATGAACTACTCCCTTGATCAGTTAGCTTAGCTCTATGGTGATGAGATTGTGAGGCTTCATGGAGTACCTACTTCTATTGTTTCAGATAGAGATCCAAGGTTTACTTCTCATTTTTGGGGTGGTGTGCAAAAGGCCTTGGGTACTAGATTGAATTTTAGCACAGCTTTCCACCCTCAGACAGATGGACAATTTGAAATGACTATTCAAACTCTAGAAGATATGTTGAGAGCAtgtgttttggattttaaagGGAGTTGGGCTAGTCACTTAACTTTGGTGGAGTTTGCTTACAGTAATAGATACCATTCAAGTATTAAAGTAGCACCTTATGAGGTTTTGTATGGGAGAAAGTGTAGATCCCCAATTTGTTGGGATGAGGTTGGAGAATGAAAAATCTTGGGGCTAGAGATTATTCAGAGGACTTGTGAGAAGGTAAATATGATTCGTGATCGACTACGAGCAACCCAAAGTAGACAAAAGAGCTATTATGACATCAAAAGGAAGGCTTTAGAACTTGAAATTGGAGATAAAGTTTTCCTATGGGTTGCACCAATGAAAGGTGTAATGAGATTTGGCAAAAAAGGAAAGTTAAGCCCTAGGTTTATAGGGTCTTTTGAGGTCTTGGAGAGAGTGGGTGAAGTTGCATATAGAATTGTCCTACCACTGGCCCTGTTGGGAATTCATAATGTTTTCCATGAGTCTATGCTAAGGAAATACATTCTTGAGCCTTCACATGTTTTGAGCTATGAGCCTCTTCAGATTAGAGATGATTTATCATATGAAGAAGTTCCGGTAAAGATTTTGGATCGTAAGGAGCAAGTGCTACGCAATCGAACAATATCATGGGTAAAGGTGCTTTGGAAGAATCTTTCACTGAAAGAGGCATCTTAGGAGCGTGAGGATGATATGTTGTCGAGATACCCAAGCCTTTTTCAAGATCAAGGTACATAAAATTTCGAGGACGAAATTTTTATAAGAGGGGAAGAATGTAACGTCCCAGTcagcgaaaaataaaaaataaaaaaaagggagagaagtCAAATTTTATGGGTCACATGTGCCTCCCAACTACCCCACCTACCCCACCCATTCCCACCACACATTTCACTCCACCTTATCTCCCCTCTTTGGCCAGCTCATTCACTTCactccttttctattttttcattttctctcataCACTCCTCTTTACTCTTTTATCCTCTCTCACCGGTACTTCcacaccaccatcaccaccattTCTACCATCATTTTCTGGTGAGATCACCGGAAAATTCTTTGAGAACCTATAAACACCTTCACATCCTTTTTTGAGGTAAAAATCTCTAATCTTTGGTGGGTTTTACACTTTTGCTTGatgttatttttatctaagctttaataatgatacccatgtgatttatgagcattgaaagtgatatttatgtgtttgtaggtatgggttttgtattggtggaattatttgatgagtgggtatATGGTTTGTGCTAGTGATGACTACTTAAGGTTTATGTATGGTGggaaatttaggggttttgagttataacatgtgatggTTGGTAATCTAATTTTTTCATTGCCATTGGatttatttggagttagttgaagtcctaaatttcttgtcttggaggatattttgattttgctttcatgggtctcttaatgatgtagtgtaaattttatggaagctagtcatggtgttggagatgatattaaatgggttaaatttataaattggagtttatgccttgtgaatcaatttgttgagaaactatggaagtggaatatattattattaatgaggttaaatactaggcttgcTTAATTCAGTGCtcatttggcaattcctaaattgtagctagatacaatttcaagctctatgcttattgtgataggtttacttgaattgtttaggttctagttaatctccttggagcttggagaattaggcttttgcagttgcgaggtaagtagctttttaatgggatttttgaaaaataaacatgttgcataaatgatgtttttgggttagacacacttttggaaactacctatgaaaattatattttcctaaaaactattgtgtcaTAACCTTAATATATGTATGATTACatatgaaaatgcatcatatttggtattgcatttggggaaatgcatgaatttttgatatggaaaaatgagaatcttttatttaatctttgataaggaaatcTTGGAATTCatggtatattagaaaatttaaagatgcttatcttgtcttgttatgtgggaaattgatagaaaatcttttgttaagaatgaagttgaaaaccttacaaactttggggaagttaaattatttaaggttttctaAAACTATCTGGATATAAactatgtgtttcaaagtaaTGTAACCTGTGAGCTTTATGTGGTTTTGACACTGtgccatgtgtgatttcccAGTGATCACCCAATTTGGTCTccgtagtctttgtgacaatggaatcaAATCCGGGTCAATACCCTTTCACTGTGGATGATGCGTTCTTCCTTGCTGCCCATGAGGGGAAGAGGTTCTTTGATTGCGTGTGGGTTAGGCTGCTGCCTTTGGGGCTAAGATAAcacatgcaagagaggtcctatttgacACGCTCTT includes the following:
- the LOC115986205 gene encoding uncharacterized protein LOC115986205; amino-acid sequence: MIRDRLRATQSRQKSYYDIKRKALELEIGDKVFLWVAPMKGVMRFGKKGKLSPRFIGSFEVLERVGEVAYRIVLPLALLGIHNVFHESMLRKYILEPSHVLSYEPLQIRDDLSYEEVPVKILDRKEQVLRNRTISWVKVLWKNLSLKEAS